The following proteins are co-located in the Diaphorobacter sp. HDW4B genome:
- a CDS encoding family 2A encapsulin nanocompartment cargo protein cysteine desulfurase: protein MTSSTFSPPASGAPSLPQAPESPIDPAALAQLASAFFRALPGEAAAPAGLQSASGGAGATPLSVPASAGTVSHSLPHSWPIGAQPQSNLAPAGSPFASPVGLAPNLPGNPIPLGQIPGSNILPSNPAQVLTLANRLPAESPKAVAGNGVPDLAYAAAPAYEPRLSSITNGVPEAHAATATSAAQQPTVSSSSPASPASPFYFLSQQQAGPSAPDGLDALSGQAIAARAAQQPAVPQLVGNSSPATQTPTASAAPQYYFVDAVRLPSGYVTPEKPHPQGANATPALGQQDRHPGFDVNAVRRDFPILSERINGKQLIWLDNAATTHKPRQVIERISHFYEHENSNIHRAAHVLAARATDAYEHAREVVRRFINAPDVNEVIFVRGTTEAINLVAKSWGGKHVGEGDEIIVSHLEHHANIVPWQQLAEAKGARLRVIPVDDQGQIRLDEYQKLINDRTKIVAIGHVSNTLGTVVPVKQVVEIAKRRGIVTLVDGAQSIAHTPVDVQDIGADFFVFSGHKIFAPTGIGALWGRREVLEDMPPWQGGGNMIADVTFEKTVFQPLPNTFEAGTGNIADAVGLGAALEYVERLGIENISRYEHALVDYGMQQLGTIPGLRLIGTVPGKASVLSFTLEGYTTDEVGKALNAEGIAVRTGHHCAQPILRRFGVETTVRPSLAFYNTFEEIDELVHVVRRLASQRR, encoded by the coding sequence TTGACGTCATCCACTTTCTCCCCGCCTGCCAGCGGCGCGCCGTCGCTGCCGCAGGCACCGGAGAGCCCCATCGATCCGGCAGCGCTTGCGCAACTGGCATCGGCGTTCTTCCGCGCTTTGCCCGGCGAGGCGGCAGCTCCAGCCGGGTTGCAGTCCGCGTCGGGTGGCGCAGGCGCGACGCCGTTGTCGGTTCCCGCAAGTGCGGGCACGGTGAGCCACTCGCTGCCACATTCATGGCCGATTGGCGCGCAGCCGCAGAGCAATCTCGCGCCTGCAGGCTCGCCCTTCGCCAGCCCTGTGGGGCTTGCTCCGAACCTGCCCGGCAATCCGATTCCGCTTGGACAGATTCCGGGCAGCAACATCCTGCCAAGCAACCCGGCGCAGGTGCTCACGCTCGCCAACCGCTTGCCTGCGGAATCGCCCAAGGCGGTTGCGGGCAACGGCGTGCCCGATCTGGCCTACGCAGCGGCTCCGGCCTACGAGCCCAGGTTGTCGAGCATCACCAATGGTGTGCCCGAGGCCCATGCTGCCACGGCGACATCGGCAGCGCAGCAGCCCACGGTGTCGTCCTCATCACCGGCATCACCAGCATCGCCGTTCTATTTCCTGTCGCAACAGCAAGCGGGTCCATCCGCGCCCGATGGTCTGGATGCCCTCAGCGGCCAGGCGATTGCAGCGCGCGCTGCCCAGCAACCGGCCGTTCCGCAACTGGTTGGCAACAGCAGTCCTGCAACACAGACACCGACCGCCAGCGCCGCGCCGCAATACTATTTTGTGGATGCGGTGAGGCTGCCGAGCGGCTACGTCACGCCTGAAAAGCCGCATCCGCAAGGTGCGAACGCCACGCCCGCACTGGGCCAGCAGGACCGTCATCCGGGCTTTGATGTGAACGCCGTGCGACGCGATTTTCCGATTCTGTCGGAGCGCATCAACGGCAAGCAACTGATCTGGCTGGACAACGCCGCGACCACGCACAAGCCGCGTCAGGTGATTGAGCGCATTTCTCATTTCTACGAGCATGAAAACTCCAACATCCACCGCGCCGCGCACGTACTCGCTGCGCGCGCGACGGATGCCTACGAGCATGCGCGCGAAGTGGTTCGCCGCTTCATCAACGCGCCCGATGTGAACGAGGTGATCTTTGTACGCGGAACGACCGAGGCCATCAATCTGGTCGCCAAAAGCTGGGGCGGCAAGCACGTTGGAGAAGGTGATGAAATCATCGTTTCCCATCTCGAACACCACGCCAACATCGTCCCGTGGCAGCAGTTGGCCGAAGCCAAGGGTGCCAGGCTGCGCGTGATTCCGGTGGATGATCAGGGCCAGATTCGTCTCGACGAATACCAGAAGCTGATCAACGACCGCACGAAGATCGTCGCCATCGGCCATGTGTCGAACACGCTCGGCACGGTGGTGCCCGTCAAGCAGGTGGTGGAGATCGCCAAGCGTCGCGGCATCGTCACGCTGGTCGATGGTGCGCAGTCGATTGCGCACACGCCCGTCGATGTGCAGGACATCGGCGCGGACTTCTTCGTGTTCTCCGGCCACAAGATTTTTGCGCCCACCGGCATCGGTGCGCTCTGGGGTCGGCGCGAGGTGCTCGAAGACATGCCGCCATGGCAGGGCGGCGGCAACATGATTGCCGACGTGACCTTCGAGAAGACCGTGTTCCAGCCGCTGCCCAACACCTTCGAGGCAGGCACCGGCAACATCGCCGATGCCGTGGGGCTGGGCGCTGCGCTGGAATATGTGGAGCGTCTGGGCATCGAAAACATCAGCCGTTATGAACACGCGTTGGTGGACTACGGTATGCAGCAACTGGGCACCATCCCCGGTCTGCGCCTGATCGGCACCGTGCCGGGCAAGGCGAGTGTGCTGTCCTTCACGCTGGAAGGCTATACGACCGACGAAGTGGGCAAGGCGCTCAACGCCGAAGGCATTGCGGTGCGCACCGGCCACCATTGCGCGCAGCCGATTCTGCGTCGCTTCGGTGTCGAGACCACCGTGCGTCCTTCGCTCGCGTTCTACAACACGTTCGAGGAAATCGACGAACTGGTGCACGTGGTGCGACGACTGGCATCGCAGCGTCGCTGA
- a CDS encoding helix-turn-helix domain-containing protein — MTSPSLVHDFGIAVRQLRESRGWSQEMLAAHSDLHRTYVGEVERGLVTPSLVTLHKLACALDIRAADLLLRTDQIASLRNTQHLRLTAIAC; from the coding sequence ATGACTTCTCCAAGCCTTGTTCACGACTTCGGTATCGCCGTGCGGCAGTTGCGCGAATCGCGCGGCTGGTCGCAGGAAATGCTGGCCGCGCATTCGGATCTGCATCGCACCTACGTGGGTGAAGTGGAGCGCGGCCTCGTCACGCCGTCGCTCGTCACCTTGCACAAGCTGGCTTGCGCGCTGGACATCCGGGCTGCCGACCTGCTGCTGCGCACGGATCAGATTGCATCGCTGCGCAACACACAGCATCTGCGCTTGACGGCTATAGCCTGTTGA
- a CDS encoding family 2A encapsulin nanocompartment shell protein, translated as MTATVGGTTALGDNAARQLANATKTAPQLSTISPRWLTHLLQWVPVEAGIYRVNQVKNPEAIKVTCTAKEHENQLPRTYVDYDEKPREFFLNAVSTVLDVHTRISDLYSSPHDQIKEQLRLTIETIKENQESELINNPEYGLLAQVTDEQRIFPLTGAPTPDDLDELLTKVWKEPAFFLAHPLTIAAFGREATRRGTPPPTVSLFGSQFITWRGVPLIPSDKVPVADGKSKIILLRVGDRRQGVVGLFQPGLPGEQSPGLSVRFMGINNHAIASYLISLYCSLAVLTPDAIAVLDDVEITKYHDYSVLDTYK; from the coding sequence ATGACAGCAACCGTAGGCGGCACCACCGCATTGGGCGACAACGCAGCACGTCAACTAGCCAACGCCACCAAGACCGCGCCTCAGCTATCGACCATCAGCCCACGCTGGCTCACGCATCTGCTGCAGTGGGTGCCGGTGGAAGCGGGCATCTACCGCGTCAACCAGGTCAAGAACCCGGAAGCCATCAAGGTGACCTGCACCGCCAAGGAGCATGAGAACCAACTGCCGCGCACGTATGTCGACTACGACGAAAAGCCGCGTGAGTTCTTCCTGAATGCCGTCTCCACCGTGCTCGACGTGCACACGCGCATCTCCGATCTGTACAGCAGCCCGCACGATCAGATCAAGGAACAACTGCGCCTGACGATCGAGACGATCAAGGAAAATCAGGAAAGCGAGTTGATCAACAACCCCGAGTACGGCCTGCTTGCGCAAGTGACCGACGAACAGCGCATCTTCCCGCTGACCGGTGCGCCCACGCCGGACGATCTGGACGAGCTGCTGACCAAGGTGTGGAAAGAGCCCGCATTCTTCCTCGCGCATCCGTTGACCATCGCCGCGTTCGGCCGCGAAGCCACACGCCGCGGCACACCACCACCGACCGTGAGCCTGTTCGGTTCGCAGTTCATCACATGGCGCGGCGTGCCGCTGATTCCTTCGGACAAGGTGCCGGTGGCCGATGGCAAGTCCAAGATCATTCTGCTGCGCGTGGGTGACCGTCGCCAGGGCGTGGTCGGCCTGTTCCAGCCGGGTCTGCCGGGCGAGCAAAGCCCTGGTCTGTCGGTGCGCTTCATGGGCATCAACAACCACGCGATTGCGTCGTACCTGATCTCGCTGTACTGCTCGCTCGCCGTGCTCACGCCCGATGCGATTGCTGTGCTCGACGATGTGGAAATCACCAAGTACCACGATTACTCGGTGCTGGACACCTACAAGTAA
- a CDS encoding helix-turn-helix transcriptional regulator produces the protein MHAESPARDEGADGHADAVNKNQVLQALGERVRQLRAQRGITRRTLAITAEVSERHLANLEYGTGNVSILVLHQIAQALHCSMAELLGDVTTSSAEWLLIRELLEGRKEDELRRVRLAAGEILGTAPTGDLHRHTRIALIGLRGAGKSTLAKMLADDMGVPFIELNHEIETLAGCSVREIYDLYGVSGYRRYERRALEEAVQIYADVVIATPGGIVSDPATFNELLSHCTTVWVQAQPDEHMSRVIAQGDTRPMAANPEAMDDLRRILEGRREFYAKADHVLDTSGRTLEQSFAQLKALVAT, from the coding sequence ATGCACGCCGAGAGCCCAGCGCGGGACGAGGGAGCGGACGGACATGCCGACGCGGTCAACAAGAATCAGGTGCTGCAAGCCTTGGGCGAGCGCGTGCGCCAGTTGCGGGCACAGCGCGGCATCACGCGGCGCACCTTGGCCATCACGGCCGAGGTGTCCGAGCGGCATCTTGCCAATCTCGAATACGGCACGGGCAATGTCTCCATCCTGGTGCTGCACCAGATCGCGCAGGCACTGCACTGCTCGATGGCCGAGTTGCTGGGCGACGTGACCACCTCCAGCGCCGAATGGCTGCTGATCCGCGAACTGCTCGAAGGCCGCAAAGAGGACGAACTGCGCCGCGTGCGCCTTGCCGCCGGAGAAATCCTCGGCACCGCGCCCACCGGCGACCTGCATCGCCACACCCGCATCGCCCTCATCGGCCTGCGCGGCGCGGGCAAATCCACGCTCGCCAAGATGCTGGCCGACGACATGGGCGTACCCTTCATCGAGCTGAACCACGAAATCGAAACGCTGGCCGGTTGCAGCGTGCGCGAAATCTACGACCTGTATGGCGTGAGTGGCTACCGTCGCTACGAACGCCGCGCGCTCGAAGAAGCCGTGCAGATCTACGCCGACGTGGTCATCGCCACGCCGGGCGGCATCGTCTCCGACCCGGCCACGTTCAACGAACTGCTCTCGCACTGCACCACCGTGTGGGTGCAGGCACAGCCCGACGAGCACATGAGCCGCGTGATCGCCCAGGGCGACACCCGCCCCATGGCCGCCAACCCCGAAGCCATGGACGACCTGCGCCGCATCCTCGAAGGCCGCCGCGAGTTCTACGCCAAGGCCGACCATGTGCTCGACACCAGCGGCAGAACGCTGGAGCAGAGCTTTGCGCAACTGAAGGCACTGGTGGCGACCTGA
- a CDS encoding benzoate-CoA ligase family protein: MDSMISMDSDKPFNFASHLFEANRARADKLAYIDDRGTLTYGELEQQARRVASALMASGIHREERVLLAMQDMREWVVSFLGAIYAGVVPVAVNTLLTADDYAYMLENSRAQAIFANGAMLPVLESAMDKADHEVRLIWLTRADEAPALPRNAALFEDWLQQHPPLAAPAKTMGDDPGFWLYSSGSTGKPKGTVHTQANPYWTAELYGKAILQLTENDICFSAAKLFFAYGLGNALTFPLSVGATVVLMAERPTPAAVFARWTQPQQRPTVFFGAPTGFAGMLANPALPAREQVSLRMCSSAGEALPAEIAQRFKAHFGADIVDGLGSTEMLHIFLSNRPDDIRYGSTGKPVPGYEVELRGEDGKSVVDGEIGDLFIKGPSKALMYWNNRVKTRDTFRGEWLKSGDKYSRDADGYYTYAGRSDDMLKVSGIYVSPFEVEATLMQHPAVLEAAVVGKMDQDGLVKPKSFVVCKPGQSASEEELKAFVKERLAPYKYPRFIEFVDELPKTATGKIQRFRLRDAVA; the protein is encoded by the coding sequence ATGGATTCGATGATTTCGATGGATTCCGACAAGCCGTTCAATTTCGCCAGCCATCTGTTCGAGGCCAACCGCGCGCGCGCAGACAAGCTGGCCTACATCGACGATCGCGGCACGCTGACCTATGGCGAGTTGGAGCAGCAGGCGCGCCGCGTGGCCAGTGCGCTGATGGCCAGCGGCATCCACCGCGAGGAGCGCGTGCTGCTTGCGATGCAGGACATGCGCGAGTGGGTGGTCAGTTTTCTGGGCGCGATCTATGCGGGCGTGGTGCCCGTGGCGGTCAACACCTTGCTGACTGCCGACGACTACGCCTACATGCTGGAGAACAGCCGCGCGCAGGCGATTTTTGCCAATGGCGCAATGCTGCCGGTGCTGGAATCTGCGATGGACAAGGCCGACCACGAGGTGCGGCTGATCTGGCTGACGCGCGCGGACGAGGCTCCGGCGCTGCCGCGCAATGCCGCGTTGTTCGAGGACTGGTTGCAGCAGCACCCGCCGCTGGCCGCACCCGCCAAGACCATGGGCGACGATCCCGGCTTCTGGCTGTATTCATCGGGCTCGACCGGCAAACCCAAGGGCACGGTGCACACGCAGGCCAATCCGTACTGGACGGCGGAGCTGTACGGCAAGGCGATTCTTCAACTCACCGAAAACGACATTTGCTTTTCGGCGGCCAAGCTGTTCTTCGCCTACGGGCTGGGCAATGCGCTGACTTTTCCATTGAGCGTCGGCGCGACGGTCGTGCTGATGGCCGAGCGGCCCACGCCTGCAGCGGTCTTTGCGCGCTGGACGCAGCCACAGCAACGACCGACCGTGTTCTTCGGCGCACCCACGGGCTTTGCGGGCATGCTCGCCAACCCGGCGCTGCCCGCGCGCGAGCAGGTCAGCCTGCGCATGTGTTCGTCTGCGGGCGAGGCGCTTCCGGCGGAGATCGCGCAGCGCTTCAAGGCGCACTTCGGTGCGGACATCGTCGATGGGCTGGGTTCGACCGAGATGCTGCACATCTTTCTGTCCAACCGGCCCGATGACATCCGCTACGGCAGCACGGGCAAGCCCGTGCCCGGCTATGAGGTTGAACTGCGCGGCGAGGATGGCAAATCGGTGGTCGATGGCGAAATCGGCGACCTGTTCATCAAGGGGCCGAGCAAGGCGCTGATGTACTGGAACAACCGCGTGAAGACGCGCGACACCTTTCGCGGTGAGTGGCTGAAAAGCGGCGACAAGTACAGTCGCGACGCCGACGGCTACTACACCTACGCGGGCCGCAGCGACGACATGCTGAAAGTGAGCGGCATCTATGTGTCGCCCTTCGAGGTCGAGGCCACGCTGATGCAGCACCCCGCCGTGCTGGAGGCCGCCGTGGTCGGCAAGATGGATCAGGACGGCCTTGTCAAACCCAAGTCGTTCGTGGTCTGCAAGCCCGGCCAGTCGGCCAGCGAAGAGGAACTCAAGGCCTTTGTGAAGGAGCGGCTCGCGCCCTACAAATATCCGCGCTTCATCGAATTCGTGGACGAGCTGCCCAAGACGGCAACCGGCAAGATCCAGCGCTTTCGGCTGCGCGACGCCGTGGCGTGA
- the boxA gene encoding benzoyl-CoA 2,3-epoxidase subunit BoxA produces MTTTTMIENGILNQHLIDPEICIRCNTCEATCPVDAITHDDTNYVVMADKCNGCMDCISPCPTGSIDNWRKVPAAEAYSIADQFSWEALPQEISAERLAAVQNADPAAVAEVEDLSQAQAAIAAVAGLTSNVGEIGETPFRSAAFGATVPPWSAAHAYTNLYAPKSPVTASVVGNINCTEAGFDNETHHIVLDFGAMPFPVLEGQSIAIIPPGVDANGKPHVARQYSIASARNGERPGYNNIALTVKRVTQDHEGKPVRGVASNYLCDLNVGDKVQVIGPFGHSFLMPNHPRSHIVMICTGTGSAPMRAMTEWRRRLRKSGKFDGGKLMLFFGARTPQELPYFGPLQNLPKDFIDNNFAFSRVAEQPKRYVQDAIRERAVDLVELIKDDNTHIYVCGLKSMEEGVVLALRDVIVQAGMDWDSVAAKLKQHGRLHLETY; encoded by the coding sequence ATGACCACCACCACGATGATCGAAAACGGCATCCTCAATCAGCATCTGATCGACCCGGAAATCTGCATCCGCTGCAACACCTGCGAAGCGACCTGCCCGGTGGACGCCATCACGCACGACGACACCAACTACGTCGTCATGGCCGACAAGTGCAATGGCTGCATGGACTGCATCTCGCCCTGCCCCACGGGCAGCATCGACAACTGGCGCAAGGTGCCTGCGGCAGAGGCGTATTCGATTGCGGATCAGTTCAGTTGGGAAGCGCTGCCGCAGGAAATATCTGCCGAGCGACTGGCTGCAGTGCAGAACGCCGACCCTGCAGCAGTCGCCGAAGTCGAAGACCTGTCGCAAGCACAAGCGGCGATTGCCGCAGTGGCAGGGCTCACATCGAACGTGGGTGAAATTGGCGAAACGCCCTTTCGTTCCGCGGCCTTTGGCGCAACGGTTCCGCCGTGGTCGGCTGCGCACGCCTACACCAATCTGTATGCTCCCAAGAGCCCGGTCACGGCGAGCGTGGTGGGCAACATCAACTGCACCGAAGCGGGCTTCGACAACGAGACGCACCACATCGTGCTCGACTTCGGCGCCATGCCTTTCCCGGTGCTCGAAGGCCAGTCGATCGCGATCATCCCGCCCGGCGTGGACGCCAACGGCAAGCCGCATGTGGCGCGCCAATACTCCATCGCCAGCGCGCGCAATGGCGAGCGGCCCGGCTACAACAACATCGCGCTCACCGTCAAACGCGTCACGCAGGACCACGAAGGCAAGCCCGTGCGCGGCGTGGCCAGCAACTATCTTTGCGACCTGAACGTGGGCGACAAGGTGCAGGTGATCGGCCCGTTCGGTCACTCGTTCCTCATGCCGAATCATCCGCGCTCGCACATCGTGATGATCTGCACCGGCACTGGCAGCGCACCCATGCGCGCGATGACGGAATGGCGCAGACGCCTGCGCAAGAGTGGCAAGTTCGATGGCGGCAAGCTCATGCTGTTCTTCGGCGCACGCACTCCTCAGGAGCTGCCTTACTTCGGCCCGCTGCAGAACCTGCCCAAGGATTTCATCGACAACAACTTCGCGTTCTCGCGCGTGGCGGAGCAACCCAAACGCTATGTGCAAGACGCGATCCGCGAACGCGCGGTGGACTTGGTCGAACTGATCAAGGACGACAACACGCACATCTATGTCTGCGGTTTGAAGAGCATGGAAGAAGGCGTGGTGCTCGCGCTGCGCGATGTGATCGTGCAAGCCGGAATGGACTGGGACAGCGTCGCGGCAAAACTCAAGCAGCACGGAAGACTGCACCTCGAAACCTACTGA
- the boxC gene encoding 2,3-epoxybenzoyl-CoA dihydrolase translates to MSQQAPAVAHIDAPIVDYRVDPSQYRHWSFEVDGQTARLKLDIAEDGGIRPGYKLKLNSYDLGVDIELHDAINRIRFEHPQVRSVIVTSGKDRIFCSGANIFMLGVSSHSWKVNFCKFTNETRNGMEDSSRHDGLKFVAAVNGACAGGGYELALACDEIVLIDDRSSSVSLPEVPLLGVLPGTGGLTRVTDKRHVRNDLADIFCTSVEGVRGQRAVDWRLVDAIAKPAQFAETVKQHADQLASQSQRSAAASGIQLTRVERELTDNSLRYQHVNVEIDRAKRTATITVRAPQGAQPTTTNAIEQAGATWWPLAMGRELDDAILHLRTNELDIGTWLLKTEGDAAAVLAADATMLEHKGHWLVNETIGLLRRTFARLDVSSRSLFAIIEPGSCFAGMLAEFAFAADRTYMLVLPDEPEREPHIQLDAFNFGLLPLVNDQSRLQRRFYEEAAPLEAVRAATGQALNGDEAQKLGLVTAALDDIDWEDEIRIAIEERAAMSSDALTGLEANLRFNGKENMLTRIFGRLSAWQNWIFIRPNAVGEKGALKLYGSGQKAGFDFNRV, encoded by the coding sequence ATGTCACAGCAAGCTCCCGCCGTCGCCCACATTGACGCTCCCATCGTCGATTACCGCGTTGACCCGTCCCAGTACCGCCACTGGTCCTTCGAGGTCGATGGCCAGACCGCCCGTCTGAAACTCGACATCGCCGAAGACGGCGGCATTCGTCCCGGCTACAAACTCAAGCTCAACAGCTACGACCTCGGCGTCGACATCGAACTGCACGACGCCATCAACCGCATCCGCTTCGAGCATCCACAGGTGCGCTCGGTGATCGTCACCAGCGGCAAAGACCGCATCTTCTGCTCGGGCGCCAACATCTTCATGCTCGGCGTCTCGTCGCATTCCTGGAAGGTGAACTTCTGCAAGTTCACCAACGAAACCCGCAACGGCATGGAAGACAGCTCCCGGCACGACGGCCTCAAGTTCGTCGCTGCGGTGAACGGTGCCTGCGCGGGCGGCGGCTACGAGCTGGCGCTGGCCTGCGACGAGATCGTGCTGATCGACGACCGCTCGTCTTCCGTCTCGCTGCCCGAGGTGCCGCTGCTTGGCGTGCTGCCCGGCACGGGCGGCCTCACCCGCGTGACCGACAAACGCCATGTGCGCAACGATCTGGCCGACATCTTCTGCACCAGCGTGGAAGGCGTGCGCGGCCAGCGCGCGGTCGATTGGCGGCTGGTCGATGCCATCGCCAAACCCGCGCAGTTTGCCGAGACCGTGAAGCAGCATGCCGACCAGCTCGCATCACAAAGCCAGCGCAGCGCAGCGGCCAGCGGCATTCAACTCACCCGCGTCGAACGCGAACTGACTGACAACAGCCTGCGCTACCAGCATGTGAACGTCGAAATCGACCGCGCCAAGCGCACCGCCACCATTACCGTGCGTGCTCCGCAAGGCGCGCAACCGACGACGACCAACGCCATCGAACAAGCCGGCGCAACCTGGTGGCCGCTGGCAATGGGCCGCGAACTCGACGACGCCATCCTGCACCTGCGCACCAACGAACTCGACATCGGCACCTGGCTGCTCAAAACCGAAGGCGATGCAGCGGCCGTGCTTGCCGCCGATGCGACCATGCTCGAACACAAGGGCCACTGGCTGGTCAACGAAACCATAGGCCTGCTGCGACGCACGTTTGCGCGGCTCGATGTGTCCTCGCGCTCGCTGTTCGCCATCATCGAACCGGGTTCGTGCTTTGCAGGCATGCTCGCCGAGTTTGCCTTCGCCGCAGATCGCACCTACATGCTCGTGCTGCCCGATGAGCCCGAACGCGAACCGCACATCCAGCTCGACGCATTCAACTTCGGCCTGCTGCCGTTGGTGAATGACCAAAGCCGTCTGCAACGCCGCTTCTACGAAGAAGCCGCACCGCTTGAAGCCGTGCGCGCGGCCACGGGTCAGGCGCTCAATGGCGACGAAGCGCAGAAGCTCGGCCTTGTCACCGCCGCGCTTGACGACATCGACTGGGAAGACGAGATTCGCATCGCCATCGAGGAACGCGCGGCGATGTCGTCCGACGCGCTCACCGGCCTCGAAGCCAATCTGCGTTTCAACGGCAAGGAAAACATGCTCACGCGCATCTTCGGCCGCCTGTCCGCATGGCAGAACTGGATCTTCATCCGCCCCAATGCCGTGGGCGAGAAAGGCGCGCTCAAGCTCTACGGATCGGGCCAGAAAGCGGGCTTCGACTTCAACCGCGTCTGA
- the boxB gene encoding benzoyl-CoA 2,3-epoxidase subunit BoxB codes for MSNIDYSVKIPNNVDLSGDRTLQRALESWQPNFIKWWDDVGPEGSTNHDVYLRTAVSVDPQGWAQFGYVKMRDYRWGIFLNPADQDRAIHFGDHKGEKAWQEVPGEHRANLRRIIVTQGDTEPASVEQQRHLGLTAPSLYDLRNLFQVNVEEGRHLWAMVYLLHKYFGRDGREEAEALLERQSGDENNPRILGAFNEKTPDWLAFFMFTYFTDRDGKFQLAALAESAFDPLARTTKFMLTEEAHHMFVGESGVSRVLQRTCQVMNELKTDDANKLRAAGVIDLPTMQRYLNFHYSVTIDLFGADQSSNAATFYSSGLKGRYEEGKRADDHALHDQQYKVLEVVDGKLQEKDVPMLNALNEVLRDDYIKDSNAGVGRWNKVMEKAGIDFRLTVPHKAFNRQIGALAGVRISPDGRPVTEAEWQSRKNDWLASDDDRTFVASLMKQCLEPGKFAGWIAPPVMGINRQPVDFEYVRFN; via the coding sequence ATGAGCAACATCGATTACAGCGTCAAGATTCCCAACAACGTGGACCTCTCGGGCGACCGCACCTTGCAACGCGCGCTGGAGAGCTGGCAGCCCAACTTCATCAAGTGGTGGGACGACGTGGGCCCCGAAGGTTCGACCAACCATGACGTCTATCTGCGCACGGCAGTCAGCGTCGATCCGCAGGGCTGGGCGCAGTTCGGCTACGTGAAGATGCGCGACTACCGCTGGGGCATTTTTCTCAATCCGGCCGATCAGGATCGCGCCATTCACTTCGGTGATCACAAGGGTGAAAAGGCCTGGCAGGAAGTGCCCGGCGAGCACCGCGCCAACCTGCGCCGCATCATCGTCACGCAAGGCGACACCGAGCCCGCATCGGTCGAGCAGCAACGGCATCTGGGACTGACCGCGCCATCGCTCTACGACCTGCGCAATCTCTTTCAGGTCAACGTGGAGGAAGGCCGTCATCTGTGGGCCATGGTCTACCTGCTGCACAAATACTTTGGCCGCGATGGCCGCGAAGAAGCCGAAGCGCTGCTGGAGCGCCAATCGGGCGACGAGAACAATCCGCGCATCCTCGGCGCGTTCAACGAGAAGACGCCCGACTGGCTGGCGTTCTTCATGTTCACCTACTTCACCGATCGCGACGGCAAGTTCCAGTTGGCAGCGCTCGCCGAAAGCGCATTCGATCCGCTGGCACGCACCACCAAGTTCATGCTGACCGAAGAAGCGCACCACATGTTCGTCGGCGAATCGGGCGTCTCGCGCGTGCTGCAGCGCACCTGTCAGGTGATGAACGAACTCAAGACCGACGACGCGAACAAGCTGCGCGCTGCGGGCGTGATCGATCTGCCGACGATGCAGCGCTATCTGAATTTCCACTACAGCGTGACCATCGACCTGTTCGGCGCGGACCAGTCGAGCAACGCCGCCACGTTCTACAGCTCGGGCCTCAAGGGCCGCTATGAAGAAGGCAAGCGCGCCGACGATCACGCGCTGCACGACCAGCAATACAAGGTGCTCGAAGTGGTGGACGGCAAGCTGCAGGAAAAGGATGTGCCGATGCTCAACGCCCTCAACGAGGTGCTGCGCGATGACTACATCAAGGACTCCAACGCGGGCGTGGGTCGTTGGAACAAGGTCATGGAAAAAGCGGGCATCGACTTTCGCCTGACCGTTCCGCACAAGGCCTTCAACCGCCAGATCGGCGCACTCGCGGGCGTGCGCATCAGCCCCGATGGACGCCCGGTGACGGAAGCGGAATGGCAATCACGCAAGAACGATTGGCTGGCCAGCGACGACGATCGAACCTTTGTCGCATCGCTGATGAAGCAGTGCCTGGAGCCCGGCAAGTTCGCAGGCTGGATTGCACCGCCGGTCATGGGGATCAATCGCCAGCCCGTGGATTTTGAGTACGTCCGTTTCAACTGA